The Urbifossiella limnaea genome has a window encoding:
- a CDS encoding NHL repeat-containing protein translates to MTRRTLRLEGLEAREVPAAVGALDPSFGTAGIVTTTFGGVDAAAAVAVQADGKIVVAGSTSVGNDFAVARYNPDGSLDTTFAGDGTATVDFGFAADDEQATALAVQDDGKIVVVGTATFAGDQDFVVARLTADGTLDPSFSVDGRARFDFAGGGTDNDLAYGVAIQGSGPGRTIVVVGTTDQTGSLLGTNIGVVRFTDAGAVASSQDVTLGGDEEGRAVVIDAAGRIVVVGHTDAGGGIIPGNLGVVRLQADGVTLDTGFDGDGRLVVDIGGGNDEAAGVAIDSNDRIVVAGTVVGAGSNFVLTRRNADGSPDTSFSGDGEAVFNLGGVDTARGVAVLPDGRIVVVGTTTAGAAPDDFAVLRLTAAGDPDTSFSADGRVFVDAGGDDEAAGVAVDRNGRVVVAGRTSVLNNFAVARLIGSVEKGEAVAAGGAAGATAALFEPDAAGALPAASAAVAAFGASTANARTAVADVNGDGFDDTILATGPGVPLRVAVVSGADDTTLLVAPFAPFAGSEDFAGGGFVSAGDFDLDGRAEFVVTPDVSGGPRVTVFARAADGTPAVRANFFGIDDAAFRGGARTAVGDVDGDGVPDLTVTAGFGGGPRAALFDGATVLGGTPTRLVNDFFAFGGSDAANLRNGAFVAAGDVDGDGFADLVFGGGPGGAPRVLALGGALLAAGNVGGAQAAPLLNFFVAGNDADRGGVRVAVSDLDGDHRADVLAGSGENRPAVLRAYLGANVSGSAEPATFQDVSLFGGLVLTGGVFVG, encoded by the coding sequence ATGACCCGTCGCACGCTCCGCCTCGAAGGCCTGGAGGCCCGCGAAGTCCCCGCCGCCGTCGGCGCCCTCGACCCGTCGTTCGGCACCGCCGGCATCGTCACCACCACCTTCGGCGGCGTGGACGCCGCGGCCGCCGTCGCCGTCCAGGCGGACGGCAAGATCGTCGTCGCCGGCTCGACGAGTGTCGGCAACGACTTCGCCGTCGCCCGCTACAACCCGGACGGTAGTCTCGACACTACCTTCGCCGGTGACGGCACCGCGACCGTCGATTTCGGCTTCGCCGCCGACGACGAGCAGGCCACCGCCCTGGCCGTACAGGACGACGGCAAGATCGTCGTCGTCGGCACCGCGACGTTCGCCGGCGACCAGGACTTCGTCGTCGCCCGGCTCACGGCCGACGGCACGCTCGACCCGTCGTTCTCCGTCGACGGCCGCGCCCGCTTCGACTTCGCCGGCGGCGGCACCGACAACGACCTGGCCTACGGCGTGGCGATCCAGGGCAGCGGCCCCGGCCGCACGATCGTCGTCGTGGGGACGACCGACCAGACGGGCTCCCTGCTGGGCACGAACATCGGCGTCGTCCGCTTCACCGACGCGGGCGCCGTCGCAAGCTCGCAGGACGTGACGCTCGGCGGCGACGAGGAGGGCCGTGCCGTGGTTATCGACGCCGCCGGCCGCATCGTCGTGGTCGGCCACACCGACGCGGGCGGCGGGATCATCCCCGGCAACCTCGGCGTCGTCCGGCTGCAGGCGGACGGCGTCACCCTCGATACCGGCTTCGACGGCGACGGCCGGCTGGTCGTGGACATCGGCGGCGGCAACGACGAGGCCGCCGGCGTGGCGATCGACAGCAACGACCGCATCGTCGTCGCCGGCACGGTGGTCGGCGCGGGGTCGAACTTCGTCCTCACGCGGCGGAACGCCGACGGCTCACCCGACACGTCGTTCAGCGGCGACGGCGAGGCCGTGTTCAACCTCGGCGGCGTGGACACGGCCCGCGGCGTCGCGGTGCTGCCCGACGGCCGCATCGTCGTCGTCGGCACCACGACCGCCGGCGCGGCGCCCGACGACTTCGCAGTTCTGCGGCTGACCGCGGCCGGCGACCCCGACACGAGCTTCAGCGCCGACGGCCGCGTCTTCGTGGACGCGGGCGGCGACGACGAGGCGGCCGGCGTGGCCGTCGACCGCAACGGCCGCGTCGTCGTCGCGGGTCGCACCAGCGTCCTGAACAACTTCGCCGTCGCCCGGCTGATCGGCAGCGTCGAAAAGGGAGAGGCGGTCGCGGCCGGCGGCGCCGCGGGCGCGACGGCGGCGCTGTTCGAGCCCGACGCCGCCGGCGCGCTGCCGGCCGCGTCGGCCGCGGTCGCGGCGTTCGGCGCGAGCACGGCGAACGCCCGCACCGCCGTCGCCGACGTGAACGGCGACGGGTTCGACGACACCATCCTGGCGACCGGCCCCGGCGTGCCGCTGCGGGTGGCGGTGGTGAGCGGTGCGGACGACACCACGCTGCTGGTCGCGCCGTTCGCCCCGTTCGCCGGCAGCGAGGACTTCGCCGGCGGCGGGTTCGTGTCGGCCGGCGACTTCGACCTCGACGGCCGGGCCGAGTTCGTCGTGACGCCGGACGTGAGCGGCGGCCCGCGGGTGACCGTGTTCGCCCGTGCTGCCGACGGCACGCCGGCCGTCCGCGCCAACTTCTTCGGCATCGACGACGCGGCATTCCGCGGCGGCGCCCGCACCGCGGTCGGCGACGTGGACGGCGACGGCGTCCCCGACCTGACGGTGACGGCCGGGTTCGGCGGCGGCCCGCGGGCGGCGCTGTTCGACGGCGCGACGGTGCTGGGTGGCACGCCCACGCGGCTCGTGAACGACTTCTTCGCGTTCGGCGGGTCGGACGCGGCGAACCTCCGCAACGGGGCGTTCGTGGCGGCCGGCGACGTGGACGGCGACGGCTTTGCCGACCTGGTGTTCGGCGGCGGCCCCGGTGGCGCCCCGCGGGTGCTGGCGCTCGGCGGGGCGCTGCTCGCGGCCGGGAACGTGGGTGGGGCGCAGGCGGCGCCGCTGCTGAACTTCTTCGTCGCCGGCAACGACGCCGACCGCGGCGGGGTGCGCGTCGCGGTGTCCGACCTGGACGGCGACCACCGGGCCGACGTGCTCGCCGGCAGCGGCGAGAACCGCCCCGCGGTGCTGCGGGCGTACCTGGGGGCGAACGTGAGCGGCAGTGCCGAGCCGGCGACGTTCCAGGACGTGAGCCTGTTCGGCGGCCTCGTCCTGACCGGCGGCGTGTTCGTCGGGTGA
- a CDS encoding cyclase family protein, with product MTADLIARLAGARVYDLEQPRFAGMPIHPSHRPGYFYALHRRHADTHRPAEEGSRSGASGTLTMMEHSGTHIDALCHQACDLTMYGGVPVAGTETPAGFTALGVETIPPLLTRGVLLDVAGWKGVSRLPPLYEISADELRACAAAQGVEVRPGDTLLVRTGFATLWGDEAAYLDAAGVAKSGTLWAADRGVVAVGADNMAWDVPGVRDPETGATLFAHVYLLPQRGVYIVENLTLEALAADRRYEFAFVAVPLKFTGATGSPLRPLALV from the coding sequence ATGACCGCCGACCTGATCGCCCGCCTCGCCGGCGCCCGGGTGTACGACCTGGAGCAGCCGCGGTTCGCCGGCATGCCGATCCACCCGAGCCACCGGCCCGGGTACTTCTACGCGCTGCACCGCCGCCACGCCGACACCCACCGCCCGGCCGAGGAGGGGTCGCGGTCCGGGGCGTCCGGCACGCTCACCATGATGGAGCACAGCGGCACCCACATCGACGCCCTCTGCCACCAGGCGTGCGACCTCACCATGTACGGCGGCGTGCCGGTCGCCGGCACCGAGACGCCCGCCGGGTTCACCGCGCTCGGCGTGGAGACCATACCGCCGCTGCTGACCCGCGGCGTGCTGCTCGACGTGGCCGGGTGGAAGGGCGTCTCGCGGCTGCCGCCGCTGTACGAGATCAGCGCCGACGAACTGCGGGCGTGCGCGGCGGCGCAGGGCGTCGAGGTGCGACCCGGCGACACGCTGCTGGTGCGGACCGGGTTCGCCACGCTGTGGGGCGACGAGGCGGCGTATTTGGACGCGGCCGGCGTGGCCAAGAGCGGCACGCTGTGGGCGGCCGACCGCGGCGTGGTCGCGGTCGGGGCCGACAACATGGCGTGGGACGTGCCCGGCGTGCGCGACCCCGAGACCGGCGCGACGCTCTTCGCGCACGTGTACCTGCTGCCGCAGCGCGGCGTGTACATCGTCGAGAACCTGACGCTGGAGGCGCTGGCCGCCGACCGCCGGTACGAGTTCGCGTTCGTGGCCGTGCCGCTGAAGTTCACCGGCGCCACCGGCTCGCCGCTGCGGCCGCTGGCGCTGGTGTGA
- a CDS encoding SMP-30/gluconolactonase/LRE family protein yields the protein MLTRLVAVFLVAAAGTVLAQDAPIAGVGPAGPIKKLDGKYAFTEGPAPDAAGNVYFSDIPNKTIHKIDAAGKVSVFRPESKSANGLMVNAKGEVVACEMEGAVVALSADGTARRVVAGEYDGKRFNAPNDLVLDKADGVYFTDPMFRSPTPLPQGKTCVYYADAAGKVTRLIDDLPNPNGVLLSPDEKTLYVLPSGQKQMMAYAVEAPGKLGKGRVFCELEQAKAGGNGGGDGGTVDTKGNVYITSATGLQVFDPTGKALGTIKFPEQPSNATFGGTDLKTLYVTARTSVYACPMAVAGHRYPAK from the coding sequence GTGCTCACCCGCCTCGTCGCCGTGTTCCTGGTCGCCGCCGCCGGGACCGTTCTCGCGCAAGACGCCCCGATCGCCGGCGTCGGGCCGGCCGGCCCGATCAAGAAGCTCGACGGCAAATACGCCTTCACCGAAGGCCCCGCCCCCGACGCCGCCGGCAACGTGTACTTCAGCGACATCCCGAACAAGACCATTCACAAGATCGACGCCGCCGGCAAGGTGAGCGTGTTCCGCCCCGAGTCGAAGTCGGCGAACGGCCTGATGGTGAACGCGAAGGGCGAGGTCGTGGCGTGCGAGATGGAAGGGGCGGTCGTCGCCCTGTCGGCGGACGGCACGGCCCGCCGCGTCGTCGCTGGCGAGTACGACGGCAAGCGGTTCAACGCGCCGAACGACCTCGTCCTCGACAAGGCTGACGGCGTGTACTTCACCGACCCGATGTTCCGCTCCCCGACGCCGCTGCCGCAGGGCAAAACGTGCGTCTACTACGCCGACGCCGCCGGCAAGGTGACGCGCCTGATCGACGACCTGCCCAACCCGAACGGCGTACTCCTGTCGCCGGACGAGAAGACGCTGTACGTCCTGCCGAGCGGCCAGAAGCAGATGATGGCCTACGCGGTGGAGGCGCCCGGGAAGCTCGGCAAGGGCCGCGTGTTCTGCGAGTTGGAGCAGGCGAAGGCGGGCGGGAACGGCGGCGGCGACGGCGGCACGGTCGACACGAAGGGGAACGTCTACATCACGTCCGCGACCGGGTTGCAAGTGTTCGACCCGACCGGCAAGGCGCTCGGCACGATCAAGTTCCCGGAGCAGCCGTCGAACGCGACGTTCGGCGGGACGGACCTGAAGACGCTGTACGTGACGGCGCGGACGTCGGTGTATGCCTGCCCGATGGCGGTCGCCGGGCACCGCTACCCGGCGAAGTGA
- a CDS encoding mannonate dehydratase: MRLATVLTPMSDENLQLAAQCGVTDIVHRYADAATLRASRQRIASFGMTLSVVEGYLPIEAIKLGADDGRELRLLKTLVRDMAELDVRLLCYNFMAGTDWVRTRLDAPERGGAKVTAFDLTAADAAVRLGYTPADVRADELARQLSPAKLWDHLERLLNELLPVAESCGVTLAMHPDDPPLPALLGKPRIMHTVEAFERLVRLAPTPANAVCFCQGSFAAMGVDIPAAIRRLGPHIKYVHFRDVRGTAESFAETFHDNGPTDMAAAMRAYREAGFAGPMRPDHVPQLVGEDDGEPGYTMLGRLFAFGYIRGLMHATA; encoded by the coding sequence ATGCGGCTGGCGACGGTGCTCACGCCGATGTCCGACGAGAACCTCCAGCTGGCCGCCCAGTGCGGCGTCACGGACATCGTCCACCGCTACGCCGACGCCGCAACCTTGCGCGCGTCCAGGCAACGCATCGCGTCCTTCGGCATGACGCTGTCCGTCGTCGAGGGCTACCTGCCGATCGAGGCCATCAAGCTCGGCGCCGACGACGGGCGCGAACTGCGGCTGCTGAAGACGCTGGTCCGCGACATGGCCGAGCTCGACGTGCGGCTGCTGTGTTACAACTTCATGGCCGGCACCGACTGGGTCCGCACCCGGCTCGACGCCCCCGAGCGCGGCGGGGCGAAGGTCACAGCCTTCGACCTGACCGCGGCTGACGCGGCCGTGCGCCTCGGCTACACGCCCGCCGACGTCCGCGCCGACGAGCTCGCCCGCCAGCTCTCCCCCGCGAAGCTGTGGGACCACCTCGAACGGCTCCTCAATGAGCTCCTACCCGTCGCGGAGTCGTGCGGCGTCACACTGGCGATGCACCCCGACGACCCGCCGCTGCCGGCGCTGCTGGGCAAGCCGCGCATCATGCACACGGTCGAGGCGTTCGAGCGGCTGGTGCGGCTGGCACCGACCCCGGCCAACGCGGTGTGCTTCTGCCAGGGCTCGTTCGCGGCGATGGGCGTGGACATCCCCGCAGCCATCCGCCGCCTGGGGCCGCACATCAAGTACGTCCACTTCCGCGACGTGCGCGGCACCGCCGAATCCTTCGCCGAGACGTTCCACGACAACGGCCCCACCGACATGGCCGCGGCGATGCGGGCGTACCGCGAGGCGGGGTTCGCCGGCCCGATGCGGCCGGACCACGTGCCGCAACTGGTCGGCGAGGACGACGGCGAGCCGGGGTACACGATGCTCGGCCGGCTGTTCGCGTTCGGCTACATCCGCGGCCTGATGCACGCCACCGCGTGA
- a CDS encoding PSD1 and planctomycete cytochrome C domain-containing protein, whose amino-acid sequence MRGPIALAVLLFAAVRADGQDATAVTFFEKQVRPLLAEHCHSCHSAKANKARGGLTLDSRDALLKGGESGPAVVPGQPEKSLLVTAVHGTRAELQMPPKGRLRPAQVAVFEKWVKDGAVYPGGTVAAAPPSPQSAEARQFWSFLPLRRHPAPAVKDVAWTRRPIDSFLLAAMEARGLAPSAAADRRTLIRRASFDLTGLPPTPEEVAAFETDTAPDAYDRLIERLLASPHYGERWARYWLDLARYADVPESWVTGRGQAWPYRDWVVRALNADLPYDRFVQLQLAADLAPGATPADLAALGFLGMSPDYWKELQLDVEVIKSIVADEWEERIDAVSSTFLGLTVACARCHDHKFDPISTREYYALAGVIAGTRQVTLPLLPPAEGAAVRRAEAGVQALDEMGKAIKAKRPAPADLKAQLDVLASEAKRLEETPGYKVVPVRGVADGHISVVSRGPNATRLEFEDGVGRDIAMHTRGNPSRPGAVEPRRFLSVLSAGEPKRFSQGSGRLELARAITTDGAPLAARVVVNRVWKLHFGRGLVETPSDFGRQGERPSHPELLDDLAARFVAAGWSLKWLHREIVLSAAYRQGGATDAAKMTIDPDNRLLWRMSRRRLDVEAWRDAMLTVNGTLRRDLGGAPLELTDASNRRRTLYGLVRRRDLTDLLRLHDFPDPLTHTAARIPTTTALQQLYALNGPLLRQEAAALARRLAADEPAGGAARVRRAYSLLFHRAPTEREAALALGFLGSTPDADAWARYAHVLLGSNEFLFVD is encoded by the coding sequence ATGCGTGGCCCGATCGCACTCGCGGTTCTGCTCTTCGCCGCCGTTCGCGCCGACGGCCAGGACGCAACCGCCGTCACCTTCTTCGAGAAGCAGGTGCGGCCGCTCCTGGCCGAGCACTGCCACAGTTGCCACTCCGCGAAGGCGAACAAGGCCCGCGGCGGCCTCACACTCGACAGCCGCGACGCGCTTCTGAAGGGCGGCGAATCCGGCCCCGCCGTCGTGCCCGGTCAGCCGGAGAAGAGCCTGTTGGTGACCGCCGTCCACGGCACCCGCGCCGAACTGCAGATGCCGCCGAAGGGGAGGTTGCGGCCGGCGCAGGTCGCCGTATTCGAGAAGTGGGTGAAGGACGGCGCCGTCTACCCCGGCGGCACCGTCGCGGCCGCGCCGCCGAGCCCGCAGTCGGCCGAGGCCCGGCAGTTCTGGTCATTCCTGCCGCTCCGCCGCCACCCCGCGCCGGCCGTGAAGGACGTTGCGTGGACGCGGCGGCCGATCGACTCGTTCCTGCTCGCGGCAATGGAGGCGCGCGGGCTGGCGCCGTCCGCCGCGGCCGACCGCCGCACCCTGATCCGCCGCGCCTCCTTCGACCTGACCGGCCTCCCGCCGACGCCCGAGGAGGTGGCCGCGTTCGAGACCGACACCGCGCCCGACGCTTACGACCGGCTGATCGAGCGGCTGCTGGCGTCGCCGCACTACGGCGAGCGCTGGGCGCGCTACTGGCTCGACCTGGCCCGCTACGCCGACGTGCCCGAGAGCTGGGTGACCGGCCGCGGGCAGGCGTGGCCGTACCGCGACTGGGTGGTCCGCGCGCTCAACGCCGACCTGCCGTACGACCGCTTCGTGCAACTGCAACTCGCCGCCGACCTGGCGCCGGGCGCCACGCCCGCCGACCTGGCGGCGCTCGGCTTCCTCGGCATGAGCCCCGACTACTGGAAGGAACTCCAGCTCGACGTGGAGGTCATCAAGTCGATCGTCGCCGACGAGTGGGAGGAGCGGATCGACGCGGTCAGCAGCACGTTCCTCGGCCTGACGGTGGCGTGCGCCCGCTGCCACGACCACAAGTTCGACCCGATTAGCACGCGCGAGTACTACGCCCTCGCCGGCGTCATCGCGGGGACGCGGCAGGTGACGCTGCCGCTGCTGCCGCCGGCCGAGGGCGCCGCCGTGCGGCGGGCGGAAGCGGGCGTGCAGGCGCTCGACGAGATGGGGAAGGCGATCAAGGCGAAGCGGCCGGCGCCGGCCGACCTGAAGGCGCAGCTGGACGTGCTCGCGTCCGAGGCGAAGCGACTGGAGGAGACGCCGGGCTACAAGGTCGTCCCCGTGCGCGGCGTGGCGGACGGACACATCTCGGTGGTGTCGCGTGGGCCGAACGCGACGCGGCTGGAGTTCGAGGACGGCGTCGGCCGCGACATCGCCATGCACACCCGCGGCAACCCGTCGCGGCCCGGCGCGGTCGAGCCGCGGCGGTTTCTGTCGGTGCTTTCCGCCGGCGAGCCGAAGCGCTTCAGCCAGGGGAGCGGTCGGCTCGAACTGGCACGGGCGATCACCACCGACGGGGCGCCGCTGGCCGCGCGGGTGGTCGTGAACCGCGTGTGGAAGCTCCACTTCGGCCGCGGGCTGGTGGAGACGCCGAGCGACTTCGGCCGGCAGGGCGAGCGACCGAGCCACCCCGAGTTGCTGGACGACCTGGCCGCCCGCTTCGTCGCCGCCGGGTGGTCGCTGAAGTGGCTCCACCGCGAGATCGTACTGTCGGCCGCGTACCGACAGGGTGGCGCCACCGACGCCGCGAAGATGACCATCGACCCGGACAACCGGCTGCTGTGGCGCATGAGCCGGCGCCGGCTCGACGTGGAAGCGTGGCGCGACGCGATGCTCACCGTGAACGGCACGCTCCGCCGCGACCTCGGCGGCGCGCCGCTGGAACTGACCGACGCTTCCAACCGCCGCCGCACGCTGTACGGCCTCGTCCGCCGCCGCGACCTGACGGACCTGCTGCGACTGCACGACTTCCCCGACCCGCTGACGCACACCGCGGCGCGCATCCCCACGACGACCGCGCTGCAGCAGTTGTACGCGCTGAACGGCCCGCTGCTGCGGCAGGAGGCGGCGGCGCTGGCACGCCGGCTCGCGGCCGACGAACCCGCCGGCGGCGCGGCCCGGGTGCGGCGGGCGTACTCGCTGCTGTTCCACCGCGCCCCCACCGAGCGAGAGGCGGCGCTGGCGCTCGGCTTCCTGGGAAGTACGCCCGACGCCGACGCCTGGGCGCGCTACGCCCACGTGCTGCTCGGCAGCAACGAGTTCCTGTTCGTGGACTGA
- a CDS encoding DUF1501 domain-containing protein translates to MIPALSRRDLFRGVGAVGLAALLAPQVTAGAPHHRPRAKRLIHLFMNGGPFGPDFLDPKPAINRFAGQRPAEVDLRTERPTSGLLGVPFAYRKHGRSGLEMSDLLPRLSAHADDLCVLRAVHGDNPNHGPALFLMNSGTLTPNRPSLGAWLTYGLGTENADLPGYVVLCPGRPVRFAELWASSFLPSEFQGTYLNHTNLDPRKMVPHLHNASTTTADQRRQLDLLAELNHDHAAARGGDPVLEARIRTMETAFRMQTTASDAFDLSREPDKVRDQYGRTHFGNACLLARRLAERGVRVTQVYYGNGQPWDTHGNHNAATRTLAADMDRASGALLTDLKNRGLLDDTLVLWGGEFGRTPTTEGGDGRDHNHHGFTCWLAGGGTKGGTAYGATDDFGFKAVQDKVHVHDLHATILHLMGFDHEKLTYRHAGRDFRLTDVSGRVVTEVVR, encoded by the coding sequence ATGATCCCTGCCCTTTCCCGCCGCGACCTGTTCCGCGGCGTCGGCGCGGTCGGACTCGCCGCGCTCCTCGCGCCGCAGGTCACAGCGGGCGCGCCGCACCACCGGCCGCGGGCCAAGCGGCTCATCCACCTGTTCATGAACGGCGGCCCGTTCGGCCCCGACTTCCTCGACCCGAAGCCGGCCATCAACCGCTTCGCCGGCCAGCGCCCCGCCGAGGTCGATCTCCGCACCGAGCGGCCCACGTCCGGCCTGCTCGGCGTGCCGTTCGCGTACCGCAAACACGGTCGCAGCGGCCTGGAGATGAGCGACCTCCTGCCGCGCCTGTCGGCGCACGCCGACGACCTGTGCGTGCTGCGCGCCGTCCACGGCGACAACCCGAACCACGGCCCGGCGCTGTTCCTGATGAACAGCGGCACCCTCACGCCGAACCGGCCGAGCCTCGGGGCGTGGCTCACCTACGGCCTCGGCACCGAGAACGCCGACCTGCCCGGGTACGTCGTCCTGTGCCCCGGCCGGCCGGTTCGCTTCGCCGAGTTGTGGGCCAGCTCGTTCCTGCCGTCCGAGTTCCAGGGCACGTACCTCAACCACACGAACCTCGACCCGCGGAAGATGGTGCCGCACCTGCACAACGCATCCACCACGACCGCCGACCAGCGCCGCCAGCTCGACCTGCTCGCCGAACTGAACCACGACCACGCCGCGGCCCGCGGCGGCGACCCGGTGCTGGAGGCGCGCATCCGCACGATGGAGACGGCGTTCCGGATGCAGACCACGGCGTCCGACGCCTTCGACCTGAGCCGCGAGCCGGACAAGGTGCGCGACCAGTACGGCCGCACGCACTTCGGCAACGCCTGCCTGCTGGCCCGCCGGCTGGCCGAGCGCGGCGTCCGCGTCACGCAGGTCTACTACGGCAACGGCCAGCCGTGGGACACGCACGGCAACCACAACGCCGCCACGCGCACGCTCGCCGCCGACATGGACCGCGCCTCGGGCGCGCTCCTGACCGACCTGAAGAACCGCGGCCTGCTCGACGACACGCTGGTGCTGTGGGGCGGCGAGTTCGGCCGCACCCCGACCACCGAGGGCGGCGACGGCCGCGACCACAACCACCACGGGTTCACGTGCTGGCTGGCCGGCGGCGGCACGAAGGGCGGCACGGCGTACGGCGCGACCGACGACTTCGGCTTCAAGGCGGTGCAGGACAAGGTCCACGTCCACGACCTGCACGCGACGATCCTGCACCTGATGGGCTTCGACCACGAGAAGCTGACGTACCGCCATGCCGGCCGCGACTTCCGCCTGACGGACGTGTCCGGCCGCGTGGTCACCGAGGTCGTGCGGTGA
- a CDS encoding D-2-hydroxyacid dehydrogenase, producing the protein MKLVIHPPVEPDRLARLAAAAAPMAVVNAADGAEALRHVPDADAFFGKLTPLLLAAAPRLRWVQAPTASLEHYLFPALAAHPCALTNMRGLFSDVIADQVMGYVLCFARNLHVYVLQSAAAKWGPVGGEAARVAFASGPGVVNAIDRAHRHLGGATLGVVGLGAIGREVARRAAAFGMRVVAVDPRPADVPAEVAAVWPVGELPRLLAESEYVVVAAPHTPRSAGMFGREQFRQMRRDAILINVGRGALVVLDDLVAALDAGELAGAALDVFETEPLPPEHPLWRMPGRAILTPHVAGYSPLVAGRHLDVLLDNVGRFVRGEPLRNVVDKDEWY; encoded by the coding sequence GTGAAGCTCGTCATCCACCCGCCCGTCGAGCCAGATCGCCTCGCCCGCCTCGCCGCAGCCGCTGCCCCAATGGCGGTGGTGAACGCCGCCGACGGGGCCGAGGCGCTCCGACACGTCCCCGACGCCGACGCCTTCTTCGGCAAGCTGACGCCGCTGCTGCTCGCGGCCGCGCCGCGGCTCCGCTGGGTGCAGGCGCCGACGGCCAGCCTCGAACACTACCTGTTCCCCGCGCTCGCCGCCCACCCGTGCGCCCTCACCAACATGCGCGGCCTCTTCTCGGACGTGATCGCCGACCAGGTGATGGGCTACGTCCTGTGCTTCGCCCGCAACCTCCACGTCTACGTGCTACAGTCCGCGGCTGCGAAGTGGGGGCCGGTCGGCGGCGAGGCGGCGCGGGTGGCTTTTGCGTCGGGGCCGGGCGTCGTCAACGCCATCGACCGCGCCCACCGTCACCTCGGCGGCGCGACGCTGGGCGTCGTCGGGCTCGGCGCCATCGGCCGCGAGGTGGCGCGGCGGGCGGCGGCGTTCGGGATGCGCGTCGTCGCCGTGGACCCGCGGCCGGCCGACGTGCCGGCGGAGGTCGCGGCCGTGTGGCCGGTGGGCGAACTGCCGCGACTACTCGCCGAGAGCGAGTACGTCGTGGTGGCGGCGCCGCACACGCCGCGCTCGGCGGGCATGTTCGGCCGCGAACAGTTCCGGCAGATGCGGCGCGACGCAATCCTCATCAACGTCGGCCGCGGGGCGCTGGTCGTGCTCGACGACCTGGTGGCGGCGCTGGACGCGGGCGAGCTGGCCGGCGCGGCGCTGGACGTGTTCGAGACGGAGCCGCTGCCGCCCGAGCACCCGCTGTGGCGGATGCCGGGCCGCGCCATCCTCACGCCGCACGTCGCCGGCTACTCGCCGCTCGTCGCCGGCCGCCACCTCGACGTGCTGCTCGACAACGTCGGCCGGTTCGTGCGCGGCGAGCCGCTGCGGAACGTGGTGGACAAGGACGAGTGGTACTGA